In one window of Fibrobacter sp. DNA:
- a CDS encoding TIM barrel protein produces the protein MALFGQKLDILDIFDEKWQKRFAEPSVLGSMLREYGVSFVEFAIGEETDRELILQAARIFSAEGIFLSLHPHFYKSLSPEIFDKSRIPELQRFLETVRKAAEITRVPMPLVFHGGRAEWDPFFRPLDNALASSKAFFRWIDQTVVDNYGDIIPVCETQIPWSVSNRGMVRLGDTYKSCLELIDGTGIGICWDFGHTFRASSIGKQEDYPDDHFLSRVRHVHAHDTVQTPSGPEDHYPLDEGFAPWKEYCAELARHEYDDTILLEVNPMHYRDLREFLQGTRDNITSLKSYFPA, from the coding sequence ATGGCACTATTTGGGCAGAAACTCGACATCTTAGATATCTTCGATGAAAAATGGCAGAAACGCTTTGCTGAACCATCGGTTCTTGGATCCATGCTGAGAGAGTACGGCGTTTCCTTCGTTGAGTTTGCCATCGGTGAGGAGACCGACAGGGAACTGATTCTCCAGGCTGCCAGGATCTTTTCCGCTGAGGGGATTTTCCTTTCTCTTCATCCCCATTTTTACAAATCCCTCTCACCGGAGATTTTTGATAAATCCAGAATCCCGGAACTGCAGAGATTCCTTGAAACAGTCCGGAAAGCGGCTGAGATCACCCGTGTCCCAATGCCTCTGGTCTTTCATGGCGGGAGAGCTGAGTGGGATCCGTTTTTCCGCCCTTTGGATAATGCATTAGCATCATCAAAAGCTTTTTTCCGGTGGATCGATCAAACAGTTGTTGATAATTACGGGGATATAATTCCGGTTTGTGAAACACAGATCCCCTGGAGTGTATCCAATAGGGGAATGGTGAGACTGGGGGACACCTATAAAAGCTGCCTTGAACTGATTGACGGCACGGGAATAGGTATTTGCTGGGATTTTGGTCACACTTTCCGGGCCTCCTCGATTGGAAAACAGGAAGATTATCCGGATGACCACTTTCTATCCAGGGTTCGCCATGTACATGCCCATGATACGGTACAAACACCCTCTGGTCCTGAGGACCATTATCCTCTCGATGAAGGGTTTGCGCCATGGAAAGAATATTGTGCCGAACTCGCGCGTCACGAATACGATGATACGATTTTGCTGGAAGTAAACCCGATGCACTACAGGGACCTCAGAGAGTTTCTTCAAGGTACCCGTGATAATATTACCAGT